A region of the Haematobia irritans isolate KBUSLIRL chromosome 5, ASM5000362v1, whole genome shotgun sequence genome:
tatttctatagaaaattttgtcaaaattttatttctatagaaaatgttgtcaaaattttatttatatagaaaattttttcaaaattttatttctaaagaaaattttgtcaaaatttaatttctatagaaaattttgtcaaaattttatttctatagaaaatttagtcaaaattttattctatagaaaattttgtcaaaattttatttctatagaaaattttgtcaaaattttatttctatagaaaattttgtcaaaattttatttctatagaaaattttgtcaaaatttctgtagaaaatttgtgaagtacctcttaactgagaatattttgctaaatccaaagagtaaaaaattcatcatttttggtagaattctaccaactgtggcaaccatggttgcaAGGCCGAAACAGTCAGGAATGAAGCTGCAATTAGGAGTTGAAACAAACGAAGCAATTCAATCAACGCACATGCTTGACCGGGTACCTGATAGGATGATGTGTCATCGAATTACCCTACACACCCGATAGTATATGGCATCATTAAGCCAAATATTCTTTTCGAGTGATCTTTgaacacggttgtcacagttgataggattataccaaaaatgttagttttttgttagaaataaaattttgaccaaattttctatagaaataaaatgttgacctaattttctgaaaaaataaaattgtggccaaattttctacagaaataaaattttgacaaaatttccgatagaaataaaattttgacaaaatttccgatataaataaaattttgacaaaattttctatagaaataaaattttgacaaaattttctttagaaataaaattttgaaaaaatgttctatataaataaaattttgacaaaattttctatataaataaaattttgacaaaattttctatagaaataaaattttgacaaaatttccgatagaaattaaattttgacaaaatttccgatataaataaaattttgacaaaattttctatagaaataaaattttgacaaaattttctatagaaataaaattttgacaaaattttctatagaaataaaatttggcaaaaattttctaaaaaataaaaattttatttctatagaaaattttgtcaaaattttatttctatagaaaattttgtgaaaatgttatttctatagaaaattttgtcaaaacgttatttctatagaaaattttatcaaaattttatttatatagaaaatttggtcataattttatttctatagaaaattttgtcaaaattttatttctatagaaaattttatcaaaattttatttctataggaaattttgtcaaaattttatttctataggaaattttttcaaaattttatttctatagaaaattttgtcaaaattttatttctatagaaaattttgtcaaaatttttgtagaaaatttgtgaagtacctcttagctgggaatattttgctaaatccaaagagtaaaaaatccatcatttttggtagaattctaccaactgtggcaactagGTTGCAAGGCCGAAACAGTCGGGAATGAAGCTGCAATTAGGAGTTGAAACAAACGAAGCAATTCAATCAACGCACATGCTTGACCGGGTACCTGATAGGATGATGTGTCATCGAATTACCCTACACACCCGATTTCGTGCACACAACATCTTGAAATTGCACATCTTTGGAGCAGCAGCAAAAGGATGCCTTCACACCAAATTCCAGAAATTTAAGAACTGTTTCGCAGGCCGAATATGCCACTGCATGCATTTCGAACTTATGTTAGTATTAAAGTCAGGATTTTAGTCTTTAATTTAAAGCATGGAGACCCTATTTACCAAAACGTCCATTTTTTGAGTTTAAATCCTGGAATAACATTTAAAAGATGTTATCATAATCCCTAAATGTGCATTTTTCCTTTACTCTCTTGAAAGGTGCCATCAACTTTCACTTGTGTACTTGTGCAGATCAACTTTTCTGTAAACATGTCAAACTAAACAATGTTGCAAAAGTCATCAACTCCTGTACTGGGACCAAATGTACTCACTCTTACATCTCCCAACATTGGGTCGATATAAGGTTATTTAGTTACATCATGTGAGCCGACAGACAGCCTCTTTGGAAGGCCAAAGTGCGCATGCTTTCTCCTTGGAATCGTGAGTGAGTGGTCTCGACAGAAAGAGTATGAATGACGTATATTTGTTGTTACCGGCGACGATGAGACCAAGGCAACATTTTTATGGTGGTGGTTTGTTTGCTACCATACAATGTTGGAACAATAATAAAACAGAAGCAGCAGAGTGGCTAGCATTGGAGTGGAGtgaatgcaaaaacaaaatatgcaaACTGTTGGGGTTTGTAAAATTACTTTGACCGAGATATATGCTCTTCGTTGCTTCGTTCaatcaaccataccaaaagcCTCCTCtcttttttaagttttgtaaATTACTCTTAGGTACTTGGAAGGAAAAGGCAAACTATTAAACTATTATGGGTGGATAGGAAGATGGGATATTAAGGGACACATGACATGACcctttaagcaaaaaaaaaaaacgacgaaGAAAAAACCATGCCAGGAAACAATGTATTAGTTACCGGAATGGACGGCCGTAAAGATGAATGGGACCACTTCCAATATATTTGGGAAATCTCCCTCCACACAcctttattcacttttttctcaGCAAGTTTACAATGTATCCTTTTTCACATCTAtcgcacatacacacacacaaacatttaCTTACCTAATTTACAAATTGCTAGAATGTAACAAAATGTAATGTTGCAGAAATTTGATTTTCCAACTTTGTAGCTTTGCTCACAAAAGTTTAATCTCGTATTGTTGTTACTTTCTGTCTACTCCTTGCTATGTTTGAGCAAACTATATTGAGGTATTTCTAtttagtttattaattttacaCAGTTTGTAATATCGTGGCTTGTGATTTCTTTCTTGTTTTCTCTTTGATTTTCTTCTGATGCTTCTTGTAAAAACAGGGTGTTTActattcaataaaaacaaggttAGTCAGCTGATTTCCTCGATTGGTGTAGATACGTCGAAGCtcattttttgtttatgtttcCGACAAGGGGAGATGGAAAGCTTTCATGCGAACAGAACATAAAAcgaatagaaaaatatattgattTAAAGACAATCTTCttgcaattattatttttaatttaatttgtaacgTAATTTTCAGAGGCACTTTGGGCTTTAAGACCACCCCACTGTGGTCTTAAAGCCACAGGAGGTTGTTACAAATTCTATCAAatgttttaaaaagaaaaaataaggtACCCTAGGAATCAATTTAGGCTCCAAAAATGAGTAAAGATCCAGATCTAAAGATCTGGGTCGAACGTCTTCCCAGTAGCTCCGaatccaaaaatatatttgcaaaatGAGAATATAAATATTACGAATTTGCAGGAAATGGtagaaaattgttccaaatagACTCCTATCTCGGCTCACAATATAAGAGGTAGTTCCAAAAACATAAGTCCATAATTTATCGTTATGATCTCTTGTCGGCGGGAACATTTTAGATGGAGGATATCTAATACTTTTAGCCTAGACTTTCCCCAGTAATGTCCCCATTACCCCAATTTGGAATGAAATTTCCGTATGGTTTATAAAAATTGCGATATATTAAAAAcaacattaaaaatcatttattaTAGTATAGATCTCGAGCTTTTTGTATTACCACTACAGTTATTTTACCATCAGGAACAATTAGCGTTTCATTCGTGTTAGTACGAACTCTTAACATAGTAATCTCATCACTTGGATCGATTTTTTGCAAACCCATTGTTACTTTATCacgtaaaatttcatatagacccGCATATTGGACAGCTGTAGACTTTTCCATGGTAGTTTTTATGGGATTTCCTTTCATATTCAAAATCATTATATCGCTAACATCGGGTTTCTCTTGGATTTGCCGAAAAACCTCTTCGACATAGGCAATGGTACGTTTATTCTGAAATCAAATGAGCATTAAAGCATGGAAatcgtattaaaaattttccggTAACTTACCTTGTCCTTTTTCTCGTTTtgcattttgac
Encoded here:
- the LOC142240578 gene encoding dynein light chain roadblock-type 2-like → MQNEKKDKNKRTIAYVEEVFRQIQEKPDVSDIMILNMKGNPIKTTMEKSTAVQYAGLYEILRDKVTMGLQKIDPSDEITMLRVRTNTNETLIVPDGKITVVVIQKARDLYYNK